CTTCCGTAAGGTCCGGCACCGCAATCGCCACATGGTTCAGCCGTCCAATCATGTTCTACTCCTGCAATGTGATCTGCCCGATCACCGACAATCTAGGATGCACATCACGACAAAGACAACCGCCCATTTGGTCGCATGCCGCCTTCCCAAACTGCCTAGCCCTGCTCGTTCACCCGCACAAGATGCACCTCGATCATTGGCCGTTTGCCAAGCCGCTGACGCACCGGACGACGCAGGGATTGCCGGATCGCAAGGATCACCGCCGCATCGTCAAGCACCTCGTCATCATTCAACTGATCAACCCGGTTGCCGATCTCGGCTGCAAAATGATCAAGGCGGACATCATCGCCGACCTCGTCAAACAGGCTGGGTGCCGTAATCATCGGCTCGCCGACCATCTCGCCAAACTGGTTCAGCACCACGGTCACAAACATCACACCGTTCCACACGATGCGATTACGGTTGCGGATGGTTTCGGAATCCCGTTTCAGCAACCGCCCGCCATCAAGGCAAAGCACGCCGCTTTCGGCAACGCCAATCACGTGCGCACTGCCCGGCGACAGGCGAATGACCGTCCCGTCATGCGGGATCACCTGCTCAGGGATCTGGCATTCCGCGCCAAGGGCCGCCTGTTCGCACAGATGGCGGGTTTCGCCATGCACCGGCACAAGGATTTTCGGACGTGTAAGCTGATACATCCGCGCCAGATCCTGCCTGCCCGGATGACCCGAAACATGGATCGGCTCATCACGCGCCGTAATCACGCGGATACCCCGCCTGATCAAAAGGTTCTGGATATAACCGATGGATTTTTCATTGCCCGGAATTTCGCGCGCCGAAAACACCACCGTATCGCCCGGATCAAGCTGCACGGTCGGATGATCGCCCTTGGCAATACGCGACATTGCCGCACGCGGTTCGCCCTGCGACCCGGTACAGATCAGCAATACCTGATCCTTGGGGACCTCCATCGCGTCTTCATCGGTCAGAAGGTTCGGATAGGATGTCAGATAGCCAACCGCTCGTGCGGCTTCGGTCACACGGTTCAATGACCGCCCGGCCAACCCGACACAGCGGTTGTTTTCATGTGCCGCTTCAACAATCGACTGCAACCGCGCAACGTTGGTCGCAAAGCACGCAACCGCAATCCGGCCCTGCGGCGTTTCGGCAAACAGTTTTGACAGGTTCTTGGCTACATCGCCTTCCGATCCGGCTTTGCCTTCGGAAAAGACGTTGGTGGAATCACAAATCAGCGCCATGACCCCTTCATCGCCAAGCGCCTCAAGCTTCTTGACATCCGATGCCTCGCCAATCTGTGGCTCGGGGTCAAATTTCCAGTCGCCGGTATGCACCACAAGCCCCTTGGGGGTGCGGATCGCAAGCGCGTTGGGTTCAAGGATCGAATGGGTCATGGTGACGAATTCGATGTCAAACGGCCCCTTTTTGAACCGTCCGCCAAGCTCGATCACATGGATCGGCACCTGATCGGCAAAATCGGTTTCCGCCAGTTTGGCCTTCAGGAACTCGGCGGCAAACGGGGTGGCATAGATCGGGCATTTCAGCCGCGGCCAAAGATACGGCACCGCGCCAAGGTGATCCTCATGCGCATGGGTCAGGACAAGGCCAAGAAGTTTGTCTTTGCGTTCCTCGATAAAGGACGGATCGGGCATGACAACATCGACACCGGGCAAACCTTCCTCGCCAAAGGAAAC
The Thalassospira xiamenensis M-5 = DSM 17429 DNA segment above includes these coding regions:
- a CDS encoding ribonuclease J: MDLYLPKDELLFVPLGGSGEIGMNLNLYGYDDQWLMVDMGVSFGEEGLPGVDVVMPDPSFIEERKDKLLGLVLTHAHEDHLGAVPYLWPRLKCPIYATPFAAEFLKAKLAETDFADQVPIHVIELGGRFKKGPFDIEFVTMTHSILEPNALAIRTPKGLVVHTGDWKFDPEPQIGEASDVKKLEALGDEGVMALICDSTNVFSEGKAGSEGDVAKNLSKLFAETPQGRIAVACFATNVARLQSIVEAAHENNRCVGLAGRSLNRVTEAARAVGYLTSYPNLLTDEDAMEVPKDQVLLICTGSQGEPRAAMSRIAKGDHPTVQLDPGDTVVFSAREIPGNEKSIGYIQNLLIRRGIRVITARDEPIHVSGHPGRQDLARMYQLTRPKILVPVHGETRHLCEQAALGAECQIPEQVIPHDGTVIRLSPGSAHVIGVAESGVLCLDGGRLLKRDSETIRNRNRIVWNGVMFVTVVLNQFGEMVGEPMITAPSLFDEVGDDVRLDHFAAEIGNRVDQLNDDEVLDDAAVILAIRQSLRRPVRQRLGKRPMIEVHLVRVNEQG